In a single window of the Pelagibacterium sp. 26DY04 genome:
- the bfr gene encoding bacterioferritin — MKGDAKIIERLNEALFLELGAINQYWVHYRLLDDWGFKRLADKERAESIEEMHHADKLIERIIFLEGHPNLQRVAPLRIGQNIKEVLEADLAGELDAIKSYRESRAICNELGDYVTQKLFEELLTDEEGHTDFLETELDLLNTIGVEKYGQLNAKPADEAE; from the coding sequence GTGAAAGGCGACGCAAAGATCATCGAGCGGCTTAACGAGGCGCTCTTTCTCGAACTGGGGGCCATCAACCAGTACTGGGTTCACTACCGCCTGCTGGACGATTGGGGCTTCAAGCGCCTGGCCGACAAGGAACGCGCCGAATCCATCGAGGAAATGCATCACGCCGACAAGCTGATCGAGCGCATCATCTTCCTTGAAGGTCATCCCAACCTGCAGCGCGTGGCTCCACTGCGCATTGGCCAGAACATCAAGGAAGTGCTCGAAGCCGACCTCGCCGGCGAACTCGACGCCATCAAGTCGTACCGGGAATCGCGAGCCATCTGCAACGAGCTGGGTGACTACGTCACCCAGAAGCTGTTCGAGGAGCTTTTGACCGACGAGGAAGGGCACACCGACTTCCTCGAAACCGAGCTCGATCTGCTCAACACCATCGGGGTTGAGAAATACGGCCAGCTCAACGCCAAGCCGGCCGACGAGGCCGAATAG
- a CDS encoding polyamine ABC transporter substrate-binding protein — protein MHKPLFLLSFSAALMASSAIAQDQTVNIYNWSDYIAEDTLEKFTAETGIAANYDVFDSNEIVEARLLAGSSGYDVVVPSGFFLERQIPIGLFQPLDKSKLPNLENLDPAIMEIVEAHDPGAQYAVPYMWGTTGIGYNVGAVTERLGEDGPLNSWDLLFDPEIASQLADCGISILDAPVEMVAAALNYLGRDPNSEAPEDLEAAEQLIGAVRPYIRSFNSSQYISDLANGEVCLAVGYSGDVFIAADRAAEAGQGIEVAYVIPDEGASLWFDMMAIPADAPNPDAAHAFINFVLQPQIAADITNYVWYANPNAASMEFVDPEIANDPAIFPTEDVMANLFPLTARSPGYDRLLTRAWTRIKTGQ, from the coding sequence ATGCACAAGCCGTTGTTTCTCCTCTCGTTTTCCGCTGCATTGATGGCCAGCTCGGCCATCGCGCAGGACCAGACCGTCAACATCTACAACTGGTCGGACTATATCGCCGAGGACACGCTCGAAAAGTTCACCGCCGAAACCGGCATCGCCGCAAATTACGATGTCTTCGATTCCAACGAGATCGTGGAAGCCCGCCTTCTCGCCGGCTCCTCGGGCTATGACGTCGTTGTTCCCTCAGGCTTTTTCCTCGAGCGCCAGATCCCCATCGGCCTCTTCCAGCCCCTCGACAAGTCCAAGCTGCCCAACCTCGAAAATCTCGACCCCGCCATCATGGAAATCGTCGAGGCCCACGATCCGGGCGCGCAATACGCGGTCCCCTATATGTGGGGTACCACCGGCATCGGCTACAATGTGGGGGCGGTGACGGAACGGTTGGGCGAAGACGGCCCGCTCAATTCCTGGGACTTGCTGTTCGACCCCGAAATCGCCTCCCAGCTCGCCGATTGCGGCATTTCGATCCTCGACGCTCCGGTCGAAATGGTCGCCGCCGCGCTCAACTATCTCGGCCGCGACCCCAATTCGGAAGCCCCCGAGGATCTCGAAGCGGCCGAGCAGTTGATCGGCGCAGTGCGCCCCTATATCCGCTCGTTCAACTCCTCCCAGTATATTTCCGACCTCGCCAATGGCGAGGTGTGCCTGGCCGTGGGGTACTCCGGTGACGTGTTCATCGCCGCCGACCGTGCCGCCGAGGCCGGACAGGGGATCGAAGTAGCCTATGTCATTCCCGATGAAGGGGCTTCGCTCTGGTTCGATATGATGGCCATTCCCGCCGACGCTCCGAACCCGGACGCCGCGCACGCCTTCATCAACTTCGTCCTTCAGCCCCAGATTGCCGCCGACATCACCAATTATGTCTGGTACGCCAATCCCAATGCGGCCTCGATGGAGTTCGTCGATCCCGAAATTGCGAACGATCCCGCGATCTTCCCGACCGAGGACGTGATGGCCAATCTCTTCCCGCTGACCGCCCGCTCGCCCGGATACGACCGGCTGCTGACCCGCGCCTGGACCCGGATCAAGACCGGCCAGTAA